AGAAATCGTATTTCTGCCCTATGGATTTTTTTTCACCGACGACAGCACTCTTTCCGACGAAGAAGCATGGCAGAAAATATACATCAGACCAGTCCCCGAAAATCTAGTGAATCACGATAGGGTTTTGATGATATTGGGCGATGTAAAACAAGGCGCCTGGAAAAGAATTTACAGGATCAATTTGGAAGACGGGGGGTACTTCACCCAAAGGGCTCTCCCCTATCTCGAGTTCATACTCTCAATTGATCCTGAAGACACCTTGGCCGAGGGAATAATCAACCGTTTTTTTTAACGGTGGAAGACCTGGCGATTTTGCTTTTCAGCCTTGAAGCTTTGTTTCTATGATAGACGTTTTTTTTCGCCGCTATGTCTATAACCGAATAAGCTTTTGAAAGACTTTCTTTTTTATCTTCAGCCCCTTCGGATGACTTTACTTTTTTGGCAATAGTCTTGACCTGGCTTTTAATAGACCTGTTTCTGAGATTGTTTCTCTTGTTCTGTTTCAACCTTTTCTTCTGCGAAACGTGACTTGGCAAAATACCTCCTTATAAAATTTGAAATTGCGACTATTATAATTAAATTTTATTTTTTGTCAAACTTTTAAAGTAGTTTATCTCAGATTCTTGCAATTCCCTGAAACCACCCATGGGCAACTTTCCCAAAACCACAACACCATGACGAGTTCTCTTGAGATTAACGACGTCTGCAGAAAAATAACCGAGCATTCTTCTTATCTGCCTTTTGAAGCCTGTTTTGAGAGTAATAGTCAAAAACTTTCTGTATTGCTTCACCTTTTCGAATTTCATGAGTTTTCCGTCCACCAAAATACCTTCAAGGCAGGCATCTATTTCACTTCTCGAAAGGGGTCGTTGCGTAGAAACTTCATACTCCTTTTCGCACCCAAACGAAGGGTGCGAGGCTCTGTGGATAAAATCCCCATCGTCGCTTATCAGAAGCAACCCTTCACTGTCTTGGTCAAGTCTTCCCGCCCATTTCCATAGAATTCCATGAGGTAGAAGTTTGAAAACACTTTTTCCTCCACCAG
This portion of the candidate division WOR-3 bacterium genome encodes:
- the rpsT gene encoding 30S ribosomal protein S20, which translates into the protein MLPSHVSQKKRLKQNKRNNLRNRSIKSQVKTIAKKVKSSEGAEDKKESLSKAYSVIDIAAKKNVYHRNKASRLKSKIARSSTVKKNG
- a CDS encoding rRNA pseudouridine synthase, encoding MRLNRFLVENGFAPSRRKADKIISEGRIFVNGKKAFLGQEVSENDSVLPTGGVPIKPKKGKFSYGAFYKPKEYVCSHSGGGKSVFKLLPHGILWKWAGRLDQDSEGLLLISDDGDFIHRASHPSFGCEKEYEVSTQRPLSRSEIDACLEGILVDGKLMKFEKVKQYRKFLTITLKTGFKRQIRRMLGYFSADVVNLKRTRHGVVVLGKLPMGGFRELQESEINYFKSLTKNKI